The Ziziphus jujuba cultivar Dongzao chromosome 7, ASM3175591v1 genome includes a region encoding these proteins:
- the LOC107423674 gene encoding uncharacterized protein LOC107423674, giving the protein MEVINGAGEERIYQLLVTLLGSKTAILRYTTPHVCTNDIKRRLYEITKIPPVRQRLVTGTQQLEDDSVVSCSGGELRFPTVWLTLRLRGGKGGFGSLLRGAATKAGQKKTSNFDACRDMSGRRLRHVNAEKRLEEWKAEEEERRLEKNAEEFLKKMAKKGKKGAGDGEAEKYVAKYRQESERCVSEVLDSVRDAVNGKRKGGSAVKASESKKLKIWMGKRKLGESDSDIDDTDDEEENEKSIVLHNGNNSDSSKEAERSSGSVTGGKQVGGSSGGGSCESGSEEEKEIAMQGRLESDELSAEDSPPKEQNHVAGPVTQDEKIVPSLTLSSMELEPDEKMDYNDPVIGNVDEAVGQSPKASCSGCGEGVESTSIVPEVSPSLESNKEVREETAASTNVTETDKPLNFDEYNSAAEMEALGMERLKSELQARGLKCGGTLQERAARLFLLKSTPVEKLPKKLLAKK; this is encoded by the exons ATGGAGGTCATAAACGGAGCTGGCGAGGAGAGGATCTACCAGCTTTTGGTGACGCTGTTAGGGAGCAAAACTGCAATATTGAGATACACCACACCGCACGTCTGCACCAACGACATCAAGCGCCGGCTCTACGAAATCACCAAAATACCCCCGGTTCGCCAGCGCCTTGTAACCGGCACGCAACAGCTTGAGGACGACTCCGTAGTCTCATGCTCCGGCGGCGAGCTTCGATTCCCAACCGTGTGGCTGACGCTGCGGCTACGCGGCGGGAAGGGAGGGTTCGGTTCGCTGTTGCGTGGCGCGGCGACGAAAGCCGGGCAGAAGAAGACGAGCAATTTCGATGCTTGTCGGGATATGAGTGGACGAAGGCTTCGGCACGTGAACGCGGAGAAGAGGCTGGAGGAGTGGAAGGCTGAGGAGGAGGAGAGGAGGCTGGAAAAGAATGCCGAAGAGTTCCTGAAGAAGATGGCGAAGAAGGGGAAGAAGGGGGCTGGGGATGGTGAGGCCGAGAAGTACGTGGCCAAGTACCGGCAGGAGTCTGAACGCTGCGTTTCCGAGGTCCTGGACTCGGTCAGGGACGCCGTTAATGGGAAGCGTAAAGGCGGTTCTGCAGTAAAGGCCTCAGAGTCCAAGAAATTGAAGATATG GATGGGAAAACGAAAATTGGGTGAAAGTGATAGTGATATTGACGACACAGATGATGAAGAGGAGAATGAGAAATCCATTGTGTTACATAATGGCAACAATTCGGATTCGAGTAAGGAAGCTGAGAGGAGTTCAGGTTCTGTTACTGGTGGGAAACAGGTTGGAGGGTCTTCTGGTGGAGGATCATGTGAGAGTGGCTCTGAGGAAGAAAAAGAGATTGCTATGCAGGGAAGATTGGAATCTGACGAGTTATCAGCTGAAGATTCTCCTCCCAAGGAGCAAAACCATGTGGCTGGACCAGTGACTCAAGACGAGAAGATAGTTCCGAGTTTGACTCTATCTTCAATGGAGTTGGAGCCGGATGAGAAGATGGATTATAACGATCCAGTAATAGGTAATGTCGATGAAGCAGTTGGTCAATCCCCAAAAGCTTCGTGTTCAGGTTGTGGAGAAGGTGTCGAGAGCACATCAATTGTTCCTGAAGTCAGTCCTTCTTTGGAGTCAAATAAAGAAGTTCGTGAAGAAACAGCAGCTAGTACAAATGTAACAGAAACAGACAAGCCACTGAATTTTGATGAATACAATTCAGCAGCTGAAATGGAG GCTCTTGGCATGGAAAGATTGAAGTCTGAACTGCAAGCTCGTGGGTTAAAATGTGGTGGGACTCTGCAGGAGCGTGCTGCCAGGCTTTTCTTGCTAAAATCTACCCCTGTGGAGAAGCTTCCGAAAAAACTGCTTGCTAAGAAATGA
- the LOC107423675 gene encoding putative RING-H2 finger protein ATL21A has product MGTIDVLFLFLFFFFISTMYAAEECLISICGRGNKSIPIRFPFRLQGQQPQHCGYPGFNLTCYSQSITVLEVPYSGDFFVRQINYDTQEILLYDPDNCLPRRLLNFNLSGTPFVSAFYQNYTFLSCPPSLTKSRFTSIDCLSNSTSSVLATSSSGLANSMFSSCEIISTLEIPVSGPVQYDEGFPNNLDKDIHLTWFLPDCSICEAQGGKCGLKSNTSREIDCYYAPGKGSSNDGLQVFRIICLSIVVPAITCAVCIACFACFRDRNRHGNTQRGSIAVAAAPEPAIVAMGLDETTIESYQKVVLGESRRLPGPNDTTCPICLAEYCSKETLRCIPECKHCFHADCIDEWLRLNGTCPVCRNTPSPAQANLDSV; this is encoded by the exons ATGGGTACCATAGATGtcctctttctcttcctcttcttcttcttcatttccaCTATGTACGCAGCAGAAGAATGCCTAATTTCCATTTGTGGCCGTGGCAACAAAAGCATCCCGATCAGATTTCCTTTCCGGCTACAAGGCCAGCAACCCCAACATTGTGGTTATCCAGGTTTCAACCTGACTTGCTATAGCCAGAGTATAACAGTTCTAGAAGTACCTTATTCTGGAGACTTCTTTGTTCGACAAATCAACTATGACACACAAGAGATATTACTCTATGATCCTGACAATTGCCTTCCCAGACGGCTTCTTAACTTCAACCTTTCAGGGACTCCTTTTGTTTCAGCTTTCTATCAGAATTACACCTTCCTTAGCTGCCCACCTTCCCTTACAAAGTCTCGGTTCACTTCCATCGATTGTCTAAGCAATTCAACAAGCTCGGTTTTAGCCACCTCTTCCAGCGGTCTTGCAAATTCAATGTTTAGCTCATGTGAGATCATTTCTACATTGGAAATCCCAGTTTCAGGGCCAGTCCAGTATGATGAAGGATTCCCAAACAACCTTGATAAGGATATCCATTTGACATGGTTTTTACCTGATTGTAGTATCTGCGAAGCACAAGGCGGTAAGTGTGGATTAAAGAGCAACACTAGCAGAGAAATTGATTGCTACTATGCCCCTGGAAAAG GCAGTTCAAATGATGGTCTCCAAGTGTTCAGGATCATTTGCTTGTCCATTGTCGTACCAGCCATAACATGTGCCGTTTGCATAGCCTGTTTTGCTTGCTTCAGAGACAGGAATCGTCATGGCAATACACAACGAGGTTCCATTGCAGTTGCAGCAGCTCCAGAACCTGCCATTGTTGCGATGGGTCTGGATGAGACCACCATTGAATCCTATCAGAAAGTTGTTCTTGGAGAGAGTCGGAGGCTACCAGGACCAAACGACACCACTTGCCCCATATGCTTGGCAGAGTATTGCAGTAAAGAGACACTCAGATGCATACCAGAGTGCAAACACTGCTTCCATGCTGACTGCATCGACGAGTGGCTCCGACTCAATGGTACTTGTCCAGTTTGCCGGAACACACCATCACCTGCTCAAGCTAACTTAGATAGTGTTTAA